Proteins encoded together in one Xiphophorus maculatus strain JP 163 A chromosome 13, X_maculatus-5.0-male, whole genome shotgun sequence window:
- the LOC102218321 gene encoding mediator of RNA polymerase II transcription subunit 30-like, which yields MAAPPQQQQPPPGALREISPVFLCRIGQETVQDIVTRTMEIFQITRATQLPNGVTQSHAVYQDRFGKLQEHLRQLALLFRKLRLLYERCVEMTSDLQESPTELVPYAGEELVPVRSEPCSPAVIQERQEVLEKVRQKNQEMKFLMDQMRNLLWDVNAMLTLRK from the exons ATGGCGGCGCcgccccagcagcagcagcctccgCCCGGGGCGCTCCGGGAGATCTCCCCGGTGTTCCTCTGCAGGATCGGCCAGGAGACCGTGCAGGACATCGTCACGCGCACCATGGAGATCTTCCAGATCACGCGCGCCACGCAG CTCCCTAACGGAGTGACCCAGAGCCACGCCGTGTACCAGGACCGGTTCGGGAAGCTGCAGGAACACCTGCGGCAGCTCGCCCTGCTCTTCAGGAAGCTGCGGCTGCTGTATGAGCGCTGCGTGgagatgacctctgacctccaggaGTCGCCGACGGAG CTCGTCCCGTACGCCGGAGAGGAGCTGGTTCCGGTCCGATCGGAGCCCTGCAGCCCGGCCGTCATCCAGGAGCGCCAGGAGGTTCTGGAG AAAGTCCGTCAGAAGAACCAGGAGATGAAGTTTCTGATGGACCAGATGAGGAACCTGCTGTGGGACGTCAACGCCATGCTGACCCTCAGGAAGTGA